One window of Channa argus isolate prfri chromosome 4, Channa argus male v1.0, whole genome shotgun sequence genomic DNA carries:
- the cnot1 gene encoding CCR4-NOT transcription complex subunit 1 isoform X3 codes for MNLDSLSLALSQISYLVDNLTKKNYRASQQEIQHILNRHGPEADRHLLRCLFSHVDFSGDGKSSGKDFHQTQFLIQECVSLISKPNFISTLCYAIDNPLHYQKSLKPSAHLFTQLSKVLKLSKVQEVIFGLALLNSSNADLRGFAAQFIKQKLPDLLRSYVDADLGGNQEGGFQDIAIEVLHLLLSHLLFGQKGASGVGQEQIDAFLKTLCRDFPQERCPVVLAPLLYPEKRDILMDRILPDSGEFAKTIMESSLAEFMQEVGYGFCANVDECRNIILQYGVREVTASQVARVLGMMARTHSGLTDGIPLQSISAPGSGIWSDGKDKNDGSQAHTWNVEVLIDVVKEVNPNLNFKEVTYELDHPGFIIRDSKGLQIVVYGIQRGLGVEVFPVDLIYRPWKHAEGQLSFIQHSLMNPEVFCFADYPCHTVAIDILKAPPEDDNREIATWKSLDLVESMLRLSEVGQYEQVKQLFGFPIKHCPDMLVLALLQISTSWHTLRHELISTLMPIFLGNHPNSAIILHYAWHGQGQSPSIRQLIMHSMAEWYMRGEQYDQAKLSRILDVAQDLKSLSMLLNGTPFAFVIDLAALASRREYLKLDKWLTDKIREHGEPFIQACVTFLKRRCPSIMGGLAPDKDQPKSAQLPPETLATMLACLQSCAGNVSQELSETILTMVANCSNVMNKARQPPPGVMPKGRAPSTSSLDAISPVQMDPLSGMGSLNLGNTATSHTQSMQGFPTSLSSAFSNPQSPAKAFPPLSNTNPSTPFGGIGTLSSQLPGMDSGPLGSGIGSGIGSSLGMPPVSTDPFGNRKMSTPGLNPPTFQQSKMKASDLSQVWPEANQHFSKEIDDEANSYFQRIYNHPPHPTMSVDEVLEMLQRFKDSTIKREREVFNCMLRNLFEEYRFFPQYPDKELHITACLFGGIIEKGLVTYMALGLALRYVLEALRKPYGSKMYYFGIAALDRFKNRLKDYPQYCQHLASIGHFLQFPHHLQEYIEYGQQSRDPPVKMQGSITTPGSLALAQVQAQAQSQQVSGPKAPQPGQTSTLVTTTTTTTTAAKTTTITRPTPSSFKKDVPPSINTTNIDTLLVATDQTERIVEPPENVQEKIAFIFNNLSQSNMTQKVEELKETVKEEFMPWVSQYLVMKRVSIEPNFHSLYSNFLDTLKNPEFVKMVLNETYRNIKVLLTSDKAAANFSDRSLLKNLGHWLGMITLAKNKPILYTDLEVKSLLLEAYVKGQQELLYVVPFVAKVLESSLRSMVFRPQNPWTMAIMNVLAELHQEHDLKLNLKFEIEVLCKNLSLDINELKPGNLLKDKEKLKNLEEQLSAPKKEAKPPEEMLPVSTTGDFVPFAAPPSTPAATTTTCTTTGPPTPQFSYHDINVYALAGLAPHININVNIPLLQAHPQLKQCVRQSVERAVQELVHPVVDRSIKIAMTTCEQIIRKDFALDSEESRMRVAAHHMMRNLTAGMAMITCREPLLMSIATNLKNSFAAALRAPTPQQREMMEEAAARIAQDNCELACCFIQKTAVEKAGPEMDKRLATEFELRKHARQEGRRYCDPVVLTYQAERMPEQIRLKVGGVDPKQMAVYEEFARNVPGFLPSNDLSQPTGFLAQPMKQQAWATDDVAQIYDKCIADLEQHLHAIPPSHGINNLTQSLRSLLEAVALARNSRDGIAALGLLQKAVEGLLDATSGADADLLLRYRECHLLVLKALQDGRAYGPQWCNKQITRCLIECRDEYKYNVEAVELLIRNHLVNMQQYDLHLAQSMENGLHYMAVAFAMQLVKLLLVDERSVSHVTEADLFHTIETLMRTCAHSRANAPEGLPQLMDVVRSNYEAMIDRAHSGPNFMMHSGISQASEYDDPPGLREKAEYLLREWVNLYHSAAAGRDSTKAFSAFVGQMHQQGILKTDDLITRFFRLCTEMCVEISYRAQAEQQHNPAASAAIIRAKCYHNLDAFVRLIALLVKHSGEATNTVTKINLLNKVLGIVVGVLIQDHDVRQTEFQQLPYHRIFIMLLLELNAPEHVLETINFQTLTAFCNTFHILRPTKAPGFVYAWLELISHRIFIARMLAHTPQQKGWPMYAQLLIDLFKYLAPFLRNVELNKPMQILYKGTLRVLLVLLHDFPEFLCDYHYGFCDVIPPNCIQLRNLILSAFPRNMRLPDPFTPNLKVDMLSEINIAPRILTNFTGVMPSQFKKDLDSYLKTRSPVTFLSELRSNLQFLSFVSQVSNEPGNRYNIQLINALVLYVGTQAIAHIHNKGSTPSMSTITHSAHMDIFQNLAVDLDTEGRYLFLNAIANQLRYPNSHTHYFSCTMLYLFAEANTEAIQEQITRVLLERLIVNRPHPWGLLITFIELIKNPAFKFWSHDFVHCAPEIEKLFQSVAQCCMGQKQAQQVMEGTGAS; via the exons ATGAATCTTGACTCGCTTTCGCTGGCTTTGTCTCAAATCAGCTATCTGGTGGAcaatttaacaaagaaaaactacCGAGCCAGCCAGCAAGAAATACAGCAT ATTTTAAATCGTCACGGACCTGAGGCAGACAGGCATCTTTTACGCTGTCTCTTCTCCCATGTGGATTTTAGTGGCGATGGTAAAAGTAGTGGCAAGGACTTTCACCAG ACACAGTTTCTGATCCAGGAGTGTGTCTCGTTGATATCAAAGCCAAACTTTATCTCTACTCTGTGCTACGCCATTGACAATCCCCTGCACTACCAGAAG AGTTTGAAGCCATCGGCACACTTATTTACTCAACTAAGTAAAGTTCTTAAGCTCAGCAAGGTCCAGGAG gttATATTTGGCCTTGCTTTGCTCAATTCCAGTAACGCAGACCTTCGTGGTTTTG CTGCACAGTTTATTAAACAGAAACTTCCAGACCTTCTGAGGTCATACGTTGACGCAGATCTCGGAGGAAATCAGGAAGGTGGCTTCCAAGACATTGCCATAGAAGTCTTGCACCTACTGCTCTCCCATCTACTGTTTGGCCAGAAGGGAGCCAGTGGAGTAGGGCAAGAGCAAATTGACGCCTTCCTCAAGACACTTTGCCGAG ATTTCCCCCAAGAGCGTTGTCCTGTGGTGCTTGCACCACTGCTTTACCCTGAAAAACGGGACATTCTGATGGACAGGATCCTGCCAGACTCAGGGGAGTTCGCTAAGACCATAATGGAGAGTTCTCTTGCAGAATTCATGCAAGAAGTTGGCTATGGCTTCTGTGCTAA TGTGGATGAGTGCAGAAACATAATCCTCCAGTATGGGGTGAGGGAAGTGACAGCCAGCCAGGTAGCCAGGGTCCTGGGCATGATGGCTCGTACACATTCTGGTCTAACTGACGGGATCCCACTACAG tcTATTTCAGCTCCAGGAAGTGGTATCTGGAGTGACGGCAAGGATAAGAACGATGGCTCGCAGGCACACACATGGAATGTTGAGGTTCTTATTGATGTAGTCAAAGAAGTG AATCCCAACTTGAACTTCAAAGAGGTGACATATGAACTGGACCACCCGGGCTTTATAATCCGTGACAGTAAAGGCCTACAAATAGTAGTGTATGGCATACAGAGGGGGTTGGGAGTGGAAGTCTTTCCTGTTGACCTCATCTATCGACCATGGAAACATGCAGAAGGACAA ttgtCATTCATTCAGCACTCTTTGATGAACCCAGAGGTGTTTTGCTTTGCTGACTACCCTTGCCACACTGTGGCAATTGACATCCTTAAGGCCCCACCAGAGGATGACAACCGGGAGATTGCCACCTG GAAAAGTTTAGACCTGGTGGAGAGCATGCTGAGGCTCTCTGAGGTGGGCCAGTATGAGCAGGTGAAGCAGCTGTTTGGTTTTCCAATCAAGCATTGCCCAGATATGTTGGTGTTGGCATTATTGCAGATCTCCACCTCCTGGCACACACTGCGCCATGAGCTCATCTCTACCCTTATGCCCATCTTTCTGGGCAACCACCCCAACTCTGCCATCATTCTGCACTATGCCTGGCATGGACAG GGACAGTCTCCCTCCATCCGCCAGTTAATTATGCATTCAATGGCTGAGTGGTACATGAGAGGGGAGCAGTATGATCAGGCCAAGCTGTCTCGCATCCTGGATGTAGCTCAGGACTTGAAG TCTCTGTCCATGCTGCTGAATGGTACTCCCTTTGCCTTTGTTATTGACCTTGCTGCACTTGCCTCTCGACGTGAATACCTCAAACTTGATAAATGGCTAACTGACAAAATCAGAGAGCATGGg gAACCTTTTATCCAGGCATGTGTAACATTCCTGAAGAGACGCTGCCCATCCATTATGGGGGGTTTGGCCCCAGACAAGGACCAGCCCAAAAGTGCCCAGCTGCCCCCAGAAACCTTAGCTACTATGCTGGCCTGCTTGCAGTCTTGTGCTGG GAATGTATCCCAGGAACTGTCAGAGACTATCCTGACCATGGTTGCTAACTGCAGCAATGTAATGAATAAAGCACGGCAGCCACCACCAGGAGTAATGCCAAAAGGGCGTGCCCCTAGCACCAGCAGCCTCGATGCCATCTCACCTGTACAG ATGGACCCTCTGTCTGGCATGGGTTCCTTGAACCTGGGTAACACAGCCACCTCACACACTCAGAGTATGCAGGGTTTCCCAACCTCACTGAGTTCAGCTTTCAGTAATCCCCAGTCCCCAGCAAAGGCCTTTCCGCCTCTCTCCAACACAAACCCCAGCACACCATTTGGGGGCATTGGCACCTTGTCCTCGCAGCTCCCTGGTATGGACTCTG gtCCCCTGGGTTCGGGCATAGGCTCTGGTATAGGTTCTAGTCTGGGGATGCCACCAGTAAGCACCGACCCTTTTGGCAACAGGAAGATGAGCACACCGGGCCTCAACCCGCCTACCTTTCAGCAGAGTAAGATGAAGGCCT ctgACCTTTCTCAGGTGTGGCCTGAAGCAAACCAGCACTTTAGCAAGGAGATAGACGACGAAGCAAACAGTTACTTCCAGCGAATCTACAACCACCCACCTCACCCAACAATGTCTGTGGATGAA GTACTGGAGATGCTTCAGAGATTCAAGGATTCAACCATCAAGCGTGAGCGAGAAGTGTTCAATTGTATGCTTCGGAACTTGTTTGAAGAATATCGATTCTTTCCCCAATATCCAGACAAGGAGCTGCACATCACAGCCTGTCTTTTTGGTGGCATTATTGAGAAGGGTCTTGTCACCTACATGGCCCTGGGCTTGGCACTCCGATATGTTCTTGAAGCTTTAAGAAAACCCTACGGatccaaaatgtattattttggaATTGCTGCCCTAGATAGGTTCAAAAACAg ACTGAAGGACTATCCTCAATATTGTCAACACCTGGCTTCAATTGGACACTTCTTACAATTCCCCCACCATTTACAAGAG TATATCGAGTATGGTCAACAGTCACGGGACCCTCCGGTGAAGATGCAAGGCTCAATCACCACCCCAGGCAGCCTGGCACTGGCACAAGTTCAAGCTCAGGCCCAGTCACAGCAAGTTAGTGGCCCCAAAGCCCCACAGCCAGGTCAAACCAGCACTCTCGTCACTACGACAACAACTACCACCACAGCAGCTAAGACCACCACCATCACAAGACCAACACCCAGCAGCTTCAAAAAAGATGTGCCT CCCTCCATAAACACTACCAACATTGACACCCTGCTGGTAGCCACTGACCAAACGGAAAGGATTGTAGAGCCTCCAGAGAATGTACAGGAGAAGATTGCTTTTATCTTTAACAACCTTTCACAATCCAACATGACGCAGAAG GTTGAAGAGCTAAAAGAGACTGTGAAGGAGGAGTTTATGCCTTGGGTCTCTCAGTACCTTGTGATGAAGCGTGTCAGCATTGAGCCCAACTTCCACAGTCTATACTCAAACTTTCTGGACACACTGAAGAATCCAGAGTTTGTCAAGATGGTTCTTAATGAAACCTACAGGAatattaag GTCCTGTTGACCTCTGACAAGGCAGCTGCCAATTTCTCTGATCGCTCCCTGTTGAAGAACCTGGGCCACTGGCTGGGCATGATAACACTGGCCAAAAACAAACCTATCCTCTATACA GATCTAGAAGTCAAGTCTCTGTTACTGGAGGCCTATGTGAAAGGACAGCAGGAGTTACTTTATGTGGTTCCTTTTGTCGCAAAGGTTTTGGAGTCTAGTCTGCGGAGCATG GTTTTCAGACCCCAGAACCCCTGGACCATGGCCATCATGAATGTTCTGGCTGAGCTGCATCAGGAACATGACCTCAAG CTCAACTTAAAGTTTGAGATTGAAGTTCTTTGTAAGAACTTGTCTTTGGACATCAATGAGCTCAAACCAGGAAATCTGCTAAAGGATAAGGAGAAGTTAAAGAACCTGGAGGAGCAGCTATCTGCaccaaagaaagaagcaaagccCCCTGAGGAGATGCTGCCAGTTTCTACAACAG GAGACTTTGTTCCATTTGCAGCTCCTCCCTCAACTCCAGCTGCTACTACCACCACTTGCACAACCACAGGACCCCCAACCCCACAATTCAGTTACCACGATATCAATGTTTATGCCTTGGCAGGCCTGGCTccacacataaatataaatgtcaaC ATCCCTCTGCTACAGGCACATCCTCAGCTGAAGCAGTGTGTAAGGCAGTCGGTGGAGCGGGCTGTCCAGGAGCTGGTGCACCCTGTGGTTGACCGGTCTATCAAAATTGCCATGACAACTTGTGAGCAGATCATCAGGAAAGACTTTGCCCTGGATTCGGAGGAGTCCCGCATGCGTGTAGCTGCTCACCACATGATGAGAAACCTGACTGCTGGCATGGCCATGATCACCTGCCGTGAACCATTGCTCATGAGCATTGCCACCAATCTTAAGAACAGTTTTGCTGCTGCTCTTAGA GCACCGACACCCCAACAGAGGGAAATGATGGAGGAGGCTGCAGCCAGGATTGCTCAAGACAACTGTGAATTGGCTTGCTGTTTTATACAGAAAACTGCTGTAGAGAAGGCTGGACCTGAAATGGACAAACGACTAGCCACG GAGTTTGAACTGAGAAAGCATGCACGCCAAGAGGGACGTCGCTATTGTGACCCTGTTGTTCTGACTTATCAGGCTGAACGTATGCCTGAACAGATCAGACTTAAG GTGGGAGGAGTTGACCCTAAGCAAATGGCTGTATATGAGGAGTTTGCCAGGAACGTTCCAGGTTTCTTACCCAGTAACGATCTCTCCCAACCCACTGGCTTCTTAGCTCAGCCCATGAag CAACAGGCATGGGCCACAGATGATGTGGCTCAGATCTATGATAAGTGCATTGCTGATTTGGAGCAACATCTTCATGCCATCCCTCCTTCCCATGGAATAAACAATCTGACCCAGTCACTGCGCAGCCTGCTGGAAGCTGTTGCTTTGGCTAGAAACTCCAGGGATGGCATTGCTGCACTTGGGCTTCTGCAGAAG gcaGTGGAAGGTCTTCTGGATGCTACAAGTGGGGCTGATGCAGATTTGCTGCTTCGCTACAGAGAGTGCCACCTGCTGGTGCTTAAAGCCCTACAGGATGGACGTGCCTATGGACCACAATGGTGCAATAAGCAGATCACAAG GTGTCTGATTGAATGCCGTGATGAGTACAAATACAACGTTGAGGCAGTGGAGCTCCTGATCAGGAACCATCTTGTGAATATGCAGCAGTATGACCTGCACTTGGCACAG TCTATGGAGAATGGACTGCATTATATGGCAGTGGCATTTGCCATGCAGTTGGTGAAGCTGCTTCTGGTGGATGAACGAAGCGTCAGCCACGTCACAGAGGCTGACCTCTTCCACACAATTGAAACTTTGATGAGGACCTGTGCACATTCTAGAGCCAACGCACCTGAGGG CCTTCCCCAGCTGATGGATGTTGTCCGCTCCAACTATGAGGCCATGATTGATAGAGCTCACAGCGGACCCAACTTTATGATGCACTCTGGGATTTCACAGGCTTCAGAATATGATGATCCTCCAGGCCTAAGGGAGAAGGCAGAGTACCTCTTGAGAGAATGGGTTAACCTGTATCACTCAGCTGCTGCTGGCAGAGATAGCACCAAAGCCTTTTCTGCCTTTGTTGGCCAG ATGCACCAGCAGGGTATTCTGAAAACCGATGACCTGATCACAAGGTTTTTCCGGCTGTGCACAGAAATGTGCGTGGAGATAAGCTACCGGGCACAGGCTGAGCAGCAGCACAATCCGGCTGCTAGTGCAGCAATTATCAGAGCGAAGTGTTACCACAACCTGGATGCCTTTGTCAGGCTCATAGCCCTGTTGGTCAAACACTCTGGAGAGGCTACCAACACAGTGACAAAAATCAACCTCCTCAACAAG GTGCTGGGCATTGTGGTTGGGGTGTTGATCCAAGACCATGATGTTCGTCAGACAGAATTTCAGCAGCTGCCATACCACCGCATTTTTATCATGCTGCTTTTGGAGCTCAATGCCCCTGAACATGTCCTCGAGACCATTAACTTCCAGACACTCACTGCCTTCTG CAATACCTTTCACATCCTGAGACCTACTAAAGCACCTGGCTTTGTGTACGCCTGGCTGGAGCTCATCTCCCATCGAATCTTTATTGCCAGGATGcttgcacacacaccacagcagAAG GGTTGGCCAATGTATGCACAGCTGCTAATTGATCTGTTCAAGTACCTGGCCCCTTTCTTGAGGAATGTTGAGCTCAACAAACCTATGCAAATCCTCTACAAG GGCACACTGCGAGTGCTGCTGGTCCTGCTCCATGACTTCCCAGAGTTCCTGTGTGACTACCATTATGGCTTCTGTGATGTTATCCCACCCAACTGCATCCAGCTCCGCAACCTCATCCTCAGTGCCTTTCCACGCAACATGAGGCTCCCTGATCCTTTCACACCTAATCTAAAG GTTGACATGCTGAGTGAGATAAACATCGCTCCGCGCATCCTCACAAACTTTACAGGGGTTATGCCCTCCCAATTCAAGAAAGATCTGGATTCGTATCTCAAGACCCGCTCACCAGTCACTTTCCTGTCTGAGCTGCGCAGCAACCTGCAG tttttatcttttgtctcCCAGGTATCTAATGAGCCAGGCAACCGCTACAACATCCAACTGATCAATGCTCTGGTGTTGTATGTAGGGACACAAGCAATTGCTCACATTCACAACAAGGGTAGCACCCCCTCCATGAGCACAATCACCCACTCTGCGCACATGGACATATTCCAGAATCTAGCTGTGGATTTGGACACAGAAG GGCGTTACCTTTTCTTGAATGCAATTGCCAATCAGCTGCGCTACCCCAACAGCCACACTCACTACTTCAGCTGCACCATGCTCTATTTGTTTGCTGAGGCCAACACAGAGGCCATCCAGGAGCAAATTACACG gGTTTTGTTGGAGAGGCTGATAGTGAACAGGCCACACCCCTGGGGTCTCCTAATCACCTTCATTGAGCTAATCAAGAATCCTGCCTTCAAGTTCTGGAGTCATGACTTTGTGCACTGTGCCCCTGAGATTGAAAA GCTGTTCCAGTCAGTAGCCCAATGCTGCATGGGACAAAAGCAGGCTCAGCAGGTGATGGAGGGCACTGGAGCCAGCTAG